In Chelmon rostratus isolate fCheRos1 chromosome 21, fCheRos1.pri, whole genome shotgun sequence, the genomic window tgctaacatgtgctaaaTTAAGctaactttcaaaataaagctaatgctataatcaatattttgacAATGAGAACGaaaaaaatgactgtgtaatgtgaaagctGATGCTCGTAGTGATTTTTAACCCACAGTTTAAACACTTTGAACAGTCAGGCAGACACAATTAGCGACTATCTGATGAACACAGcggagcattcagcagctaaagagccagaaagTTTTCccaagagttggtggagaccaaaaacagagctaaaaggagagtgactaTTGGCTGAACATTAATGTGGCTAGaagtgaatgctaatgttgctccgtgcataaataagcaactgtttgctaacaagttcactACTTTATATCAGTGACTGTGTACCGTTCACACAATCaatgaatgcaggtttaagtaCAATGTTATGTGTGTTAGGTCATTCACAAGTTAATGTCTTGCTAACATTTAACGTGAATGAACATGAATGAGTTGTGACTTTTGCTGCATGAAGAGTCCGACCACAGAGTCACTGGGATCACTGAGATCATTGTCTGGGATCATAAATGGAAGTTTGAACAGTAATCCATAGCTGTCGAGGTATTTGATTCTGGGCCAAAGTGAGGAATCAACAGACCGACTGGCTGGAAACACGCAGCGTAGCATCTGTTCACTGTGAGCGTCCATCCAGTCGCTCCACTGCTGCAGCGCTGACACTTTCAGCCATGACAGGCAGGAAGATCaggtgaaagaagaagaagaatgaaactTTATCCTTAGCTGGAGGTGACTGTGCAGCTTTGTGTCGCGTTCCTTTCATGATTACCTCACTGCAACGTTCCTGTGGAGGTTTAcgtaaaatacacatttcaattctgattttcttgtttgctttgtctgGTATTCAGCGCTGATCACTCAGTGCAATGTTCGCAGCCATTAGAGCATTTACAATGACTTCCTGTGCTCACTCAGTTTGATAAACTGACCTCACTGTGATCACGTTGAATAAttaatgaaatgcagcattgtGGCGGTAACAGACTGGGCTTCTTAACTGTAATAACCCTGTAACACAAGCAGCCAGTGAGGCTTCGCCGGCTGGCTCGAACGGCCGGGTTTAGGTGACACGTTTCCTTCCTAACCCAATAAAACTGTGCTAATATACTGCACCTCCGATTTCAAAGCAGCCTATTTCGAGGTGATAAGTCACAAGCTCTGTGATACACAATGACAGATGCCTCCTCGGCCGCGCCGTGTGACTGAATTCAAGTTCAAGCGAGTATGTCTTCCCCCGTGCACTACAGCACAAACTCATGGATTCAGGaaaactcacaaaaaaacagttataaGAGAGCGAATGCAGCAGTAATCTATTATTAATCTAGATTACGAGTGGAGTTTGAACCAGGTGGcctgtggtgctgctgaaaGCTGTCACTTCCAATGATCCAGTGTCATGAGTGACGATAGACACTCGTCCTAATTGAGGTCAGTGGCCGACCACCAGTGACCCAGATAGAGGGGGGGACCATGGGATACTGTGAATGTGTAAACCAGTTATGGCAACAGCCCTGAACTGACAGAGCTGTGTTTGGATTTCAGAAACAGGCAAACATGCTCGATGGAACGAGGTCACCTTCcacatgaaataaattaattaatgagaCAATAAGGCTAacgttgatttattttattatgtattaaacataaaatgattaatcagtttaATAAAGTTGACAACTGATTAATAGttaaagcaaaaatggcaaaactgcAAATTCAGTATATGAATATTTGGAGTTTTGGCCTGTTTGATTCgtcaaaacaagaaatttgaaGGCATTACCTTCTGCGATGgaatttttcatcatttgtaGGCATTTTATAGATTCCACAATAAATCGAATCAGTAGATTAAATTAGAATAAGAATGTTTGTTATTTGCATCTTTATTTGTGACAGATAAAAAATTTCAATTTAAGTCGTCACTCAAGATTCTTATTGGCtaattttcacctttttttctgacagtttataatcttaataatcattttatttgaaaaaagtaataattgacagattaaatagagaaaacaatcattagttaAAGTCTTACATACAATTATCTTCTAATAgaaattttacattttcctaCTGCAGCATCGTAGCTACAACTCAAAggtgataaaacaaaaaaatgctgctcAAAGTCGGACATCCCAGACGTGCCATCACTACAGAAAGTCTTGAAttctaattattaattaaactaAAATCTAAATGTGTCAGATTTTGCcaaacgtttttttttatctgtggtTCCTGATGCTGATGTTCAGTGATGCCTTAAAATAACTCTAAAGTGAACCACGTTCTGTAAAAGACGTTTCTGGCTTCAGAGATAACTTATCATCCCCTCTGTGCTGACAGCGTGTAGAGACTTTATAAAACCAGGCCTCGATCCAGCAGCTGCGTGAAGTTTCTTACCAGGTGGCAGACAGAGGAAAGCTGCTGCCAGGATGCTGCAGTCgatccctctcctctcccaccaGCTGCTCTCTTTCACCGTCTTCTGCACCAGCCTCGTCAGCTCCATCATCAGGGACTCCTTCTCCACGTCTTCACCACCTGTCACTccattcttcttctgctctcccttcatctcttcacTGCATTCTgagtctcctctcctcttgacTAACATCTCCCCcatcctcccacctcctcccctgTCATCCCCGCACTGCATGTCAGCTCCTGTGCTGACGAGCGGCTCAGAGCAAAGTCACCCCTCGCTTTGTGTCCTGCTGCAAGCGGCCGCCGCTGAACGCTGCCTCCACGCTGAGCATGAAGTCCACAGGTCAAAGTTAGCGTTGCGAAAGTCCTTATTGGTGAGAAGCATTGTCAGAGAGGCCCAGCCCCCTTCCTGCTGCTTCAAGAGCCTCCTGAACCCTCCTCTCctacctcctcctcatctcttgCACTGtttcctcccccccccccccccccccccccgtcagCTGACTCCTGATGCAATCCAGCAGCAGTGGAATTTATTGTCTCACGGGCCGTAGATGTAAGGCTGACCTGTGACGTGACGGATCCAAAACTCCTCACAAAGGCCGCCAcacaaaactgcagctgctcGGCCCAGAGTCgacttctctctcctctctggtgTCTCATACATTCTGCATGTGGCTCACCCCCTCGTGTTTCTTTGTGTCAGCtcgcctcccctcccctcccgtcTCTGTAACCTTGGCAAATGTCCtgggaaaggagagggaggaggagggctgaggGATTAGCATTGGCTGTTCAGTTGTTTCTTCACTGGGGGAAAGGTTCACAATGAAGGAGAGGATGCTGCTGTGCAGGAATGTGCTCTGatagctgtgctgtgtttatgcGTTAGCGCAGGTGAGAGTATATATAACACATATCTGATGTCcgtgctgcttttcttctggaGACATGCCGGTGTTCTGGGCTTGAGGCCACAACTGCAGTGTCCACTTTAAAAGATAGAGCGTGTGCATTTTGTACTCCACAGGACAGCAGGTATACTGCAGAGCAGGGGACGTAAGATCTGCTCACATCCTCCCACAGCCTTgagcttgttgtttttatttattcaagcACTATCGTCCATCAGCGTCAGTCTTTTAGTGCAGAGAATGACACACGAAGGCTGCAGAGATGAAGCACATTTACACTGGCTGGGTTCCAAAACATATTCACTCACAAAACCATAagatttttcactttatttttataaaagGTCATTATGGTTGCAGGTACGTCTTCAGATACAAAAACATCCATGCACAGTCACACTCTCAAGTTCACTGATGGACAGATCTTAAGTGAAACCAAATACACCCCATACACCCCGCAGCAACCTGAGATAACAGTGTTATCTATCACACTCCCATAACCCCACAGTACCACCACAACAGTGTTTGCAGAGCAACAGTCAGTCTGGGGCTATTTTCACCCATAAATAACCCCACAAATGGTAAGTCAAAGTTGTTTATGTGCCATGGAGcaaaataacatgtttaaaGTAAGAAAACTGTACAGTGAAgtcataataaacaatatacTCAAAGAATACATGAATTATTCATTGATACATGAATTAATACAGTATGCAAAGACAGCAGGTGTTACAGTGGCAGAGCATacaaacacagtaaatgtgtgtgcaagtgtttgTATATGTGGCAAAGTTTTCTCATAAGATGTTCACTACTTCTTTTCAGTCCATGTTGCCTTCACTGACTGTACTCTGGAGCAATAACTGTACATGGAGCCGGCAGCATAACATCCTCACTGTGTTATAATCCtgtaaataaaaggaaaaaaaactgtatgaTTGATAACATGTAGAATGAGATATTAACATAAGCTTCATACTAATAAAATAGCTGaaagaatcagaatcagaaaacTTCACTGATCCTCAAGGTGCATTTGGGTCAGCTGCAGTTGCTCCCATtgaagaaaaagtaaataaaatagaaataggAAATAAGGAACATCTTAGAGACTGtgtaaaaatctgtaaaaaatatgtacactATACTACAATATAAATCAACCATAAACAATATGCAAATGTACATATGTAAACTATGCATATTATGCTACTACATTTAGGAATATATCTGTTAAGTAATATTCAACATTAAGTAACAAGACTAATAGAATACtagaatactactactgcttataataatactataataataacaatattaatAACTTAAAGGCCTCCAAAGCTCCATAATCTCATCTCATGTATCACATGCTACCACTAGATGGTACTATTTAGCCAATAAAAAAGCTGTCTGGTATTGTGGAGCCTCGGATGTAAAAGAATTTGctgtgtgctcacacacacatagatgccCATTCGGCTGAATGAAAAATGAGTGCACTTGTCAAAAAGTTTTCTTGCTTCTGGGTTTGCCTTTGTGTTGTGAGGCTCACTGCACATGCTCATTCCTGCGGCCTGCATGTTCCTGCTTGACCCTTAGAGTCATGAATTAAAAATCATGACACAAAGAGTAATAATTAATAACAAACATATTATTACTCTATTCAATATCAACATTGACAAAGGCTATCCACAACTATTCATGTTCTCACAACTCAGTCACCTCTGTCACTGACACAAATGATGCATGCAAAAATAGTCGCTTCTGTGCGACAACAAAGGTTTATCAGGTAGGAAAGAACAGTGGTGCttcctttttaaaacaaaacgtGGATTACTCCATCCTGACCTTCACAGCTCAGTGTCTTCAATGGCCTCTGGTTCATCTAGGGTGTCCAGGCGTCTCTTGCAGGCATCCAGAAGTTTCTTCCTGGGGCCCAAAGGGATGTGAATGCTGGTGAGGTCCTTATCTGAACAAAGCAGCAAAGCCTGCAGGTCGATCTTCTCCCTCCTGAAGATCTGCATGAACTCACTGAGGTTCTGAGAGGCCAGGAAGGTCTCTAGAGGACTGTTCTCTAGCTCCAAGTCCTGATCCAACACAACATCAGTTTCCTCCCAGGGTAACTCCTGAAGGTTTCTTTCTTGCAGGCTCAAGGCACTGCCAATACTGTCCTCATCAAAGCTGGGCGAGCGCCGAGGCAGATGACCTCGTAGGCGAACATTAGGCGCCCGACCCACAGGTTCACTCCCTGCTACACTTCCTTCATCCCGTGCCCCAATACCAAACATGCCTCCACTCATGTAGTTCCTCCTGAACACCATGGTGCCAAGTCCGGGTCGGGTGAACAGGGAATCGCGTCCAGAGTCGGCGCTGATCTCCGAATACGCAGCCTCATGGAGGCCCGGGTCGCTCATGGCACGGGAGACGGTGTCGGCGTCGTCCTCGTTGTCTCGGGCGAACATGTCGCGGATGTTGAGGCGTGACCGCTCCTTCGGGTTGGCATAGGTGCCTTGTTTGAGGAACATGACGTCATTGCCAAGCTGCAGGCCAGACAGCGAGCGCACACTTTTCCTCCCGTCCTCGTAGATCTTGAACGTTCCATCaacctgcttcttcttctccaacTTCTTCTGAATCTTGGCCTTGCCCTTGGCTGTGGAATGCAGAGTGGCCTGCCAGGAAAGTATAGACATTGAAAATTAAGACAGATTTCTAACATCCATTTTGATCACTGAATGATAAATTCCACTTTAACACAAAGTCAAAGAGCAATCACCTGCGAGTATGGCATGTTGGAGGTGACAGTGTTGAACTTGCggctcagtgtgctgctgctggtgtagCTAGAAAAGCTAATCGCGTCTAAGTTGTCTAAAGCCGCAGACTCCTTCATGAACTTCCTCTCCATACGCTCGCGGTGCTTCCTCTGGAGCTTTGCGCACTCTTTCATCCGGCGCTCTGCGGCACGGAACGCCCGGTCCTTGAGTTTGCTGACCAGCTTTGGGTTCAGGGCGATCTGCTTGGCAGCGATGGAGTCCAGGTAGCGAACACAGTCCATGTGTCCCTTGGTGGCGGCCATGTCCAGCGGTGTGTGGTAGTCATTGTCCAGACACCACACGTTGGCACCGAAAGCCACCAGGAAGGACAGGCAGTTGTGGTGGCCGTTGGCAGCTGCCAGGTGAAGAGGTGTGTTGCCCCAGATGTCACATTTGTCTGGGTCACCTCTGGAAGAcagagggttagggttagaccGGGGACCAACTAAGTTCTAAGTCAGTGCCTTTCTCAAGGGTACTGACAGGAGAACTGACCTAAGACACATGTTTTGAAAATCAATTTGCAGTGACTTGAAACTTGTGTGAATCTGCAATCATTATTCTTACAATAGaagcagatattttcctcaAGAGTTGGAGGAGATCAAAACGTTCATCAGCTGGAACCAAAAACACCTCCAAGGAACGCTAACGCTGCTAGCTGACATGTGGATCACATCTTTATAAGATGACGGCAATGTTGGgtttttcagcttgtttcagcTGTCACAGTGGCCACAATatgtgtattttgagttgttgttgtgttatGACAGCTGCAAACCAGGATGGTGTTGCCATGGCTGCACTGCACTGATACATGTATAAGACTGAAATATAAAAGGACAGTTGGCCGCCTCGTTCCCTCACTATCAAGCCTGAATCTGAGATCATATTAATTTTCTATAAAGTGGCAGAAAACTTCTCCAGCAGTGACAACATGTTCATATAACTATATTTATTCTTCTTTGACCACTGTAGTTAGAACACGTCTGACTTAACCTGGAAGTAAGATGAGTCACATGACCTGCAATTACATCAGTTCGTCTCCTGTGCAGTGAAAATTACTCTTCGATGTCGAGTCAGAGATGCTTTGATGAAGTATAGCAAGTCATTTCTTG contains:
- the LOC121625163 gene encoding Usher syndrome type-1G protein homolog isoform X2, which encodes MDRASPSLGHPCRMQVDMKQRQATEAELQVKVHSKRGDPDKCDIWGNTPLHLAAANGHHNCLSFLVAFGANVWCLDNDYHTPLDMAATKGHMDCVRYLDSIAAKQIALNPKLVSKLKDRAFRAAERRMKECAKLQRKHRERMERKFMKESAALDNLDAISFSSYTSSSTLSRKFNTVTSNMPYSQATLHSTAKGKAKIQKKLEKKKQVDGTFKIYEDGRKSVRSLSGLQLGNDVMFLKQGTYANPKERSRLNIRDMFARDNEDDADTVSRAMSDPGLHEAAYSEISADSGRDSLFTRPGLGTMVFRRNYMSGGMFGIGARDEGSVAGSEPVGRAPNVRLRGHLPRRSPSFDEDSIGSALSLQERNLQELPWEETDVVLDQDLELENSPLETFLASQNLSEFMQIFRREKIDLQALLLCSDKDLTSIHIPLGPRKKLLDACKRRLDTLDEPEAIEDTEL
- the LOC121625163 gene encoding Usher syndrome type-1G protein homolog isoform X1, whose protein sequence is MNDRYHRAARDGYLDVLKEATRKELNAPDEDGMTPTLWAAYHGNLEALRLIVGRGGDPDKCDIWGNTPLHLAAANGHHNCLSFLVAFGANVWCLDNDYHTPLDMAATKGHMDCVRYLDSIAAKQIALNPKLVSKLKDRAFRAAERRMKECAKLQRKHRERMERKFMKESAALDNLDAISFSSYTSSSTLSRKFNTVTSNMPYSQATLHSTAKGKAKIQKKLEKKKQVDGTFKIYEDGRKSVRSLSGLQLGNDVMFLKQGTYANPKERSRLNIRDMFARDNEDDADTVSRAMSDPGLHEAAYSEISADSGRDSLFTRPGLGTMVFRRNYMSGGMFGIGARDEGSVAGSEPVGRAPNVRLRGHLPRRSPSFDEDSIGSALSLQERNLQELPWEETDVVLDQDLELENSPLETFLASQNLSEFMQIFRREKIDLQALLLCSDKDLTSIHIPLGPRKKLLDACKRRLDTLDEPEAIEDTEL